The following are encoded together in the Thermoproteales archaeon genome:
- a CDS encoding AAA family ATPase, which yields MIDNSIVRLPTGVKGLDSLIEGGFIKGDSILVAGHPGTGKTTMSLQFIYQGAKIGEQGAYISLLEPVWKIKRNALRFGWNFEELEKKNMVKFVDLIPVLESRDVPGLLSAALDSVENFKPKRLVIDTLSALLSAVKDPGEGRILLSMINHFLSKIRCTTLLLSEIPWGERRLGMGIEEFIADALIILEIYIEKNRLWRRLCIAKMRGTKHSLDYYNIYISDKGVEISPIPATRL from the coding sequence ATGATAGATAATAGTATTGTTAGGCTTCCTACGGGTGTGAAAGGTTTAGATTCTCTAATTGAAGGAGGTTTTATTAAAGGAGACAGTATTTTGGTAGCCGGGCATCCAGGAACAGGAAAAACAACAATGTCTTTACAGTTTATCTATCAAGGAGCAAAAATAGGGGAGCAAGGAGCATACATATCGCTTCTGGAACCTGTATGGAAAATAAAGAGAAATGCATTGAGATTTGGATGGAACTTTGAAGAACTAGAGAAAAAGAATATGGTAAAATTTGTAGATCTAATTCCGGTTTTAGAGTCTAGAGATGTTCCCGGTTTGTTGTCGGCGGCATTGGATAGCGTGGAGAATTTCAAGCCTAAAAGGCTTGTGATAGATACTCTTTCGGCTTTGCTATCTGCAGTAAAGGATCCTGGCGAAGGAAGAATATTGCTTTCGATGATAAATCATTTTCTGAGCAAAATTAGATGCACAACTCTCTTATTATCGGAGATACCTTGGGGCGAAAGGCGTTTAGGAATGGGTATTGAGGAATTTATAGCTGATGCATTAATCATACTGGAGATATACATAGAGAAGAATAGATTATGGAGGAGGCTCTGTATAGCTAAGATGAGGGGTACAAAACATTCACTCGACTATTATAACATATACATTTCAGATAAAGGAGTAGAAATTTCGCCCATACCGGCAACACGTTTATAA
- a CDS encoding Hsp20/alpha crystallin family protein, which yields MADIFDEFRKFRERIFKEFLEEFEDINLEELEREGWKVKKIEGPGVSGFIATYSSEARPRIVEEKPATAEEPLDVMYDVFYEDSEVKVYVDLPGYKTENISVSASENWILIETPDFKKEISLKVKIDPSSVKTKYKNGVLQIKLKKL from the coding sequence ATGGCAGACATATTTGATGAGTTTAGAAAATTTAGGGAAAGGATATTCAAAGAGTTTTTAGAAGAATTCGAAGATATAAACTTAGAAGAACTGGAAAGAGAAGGTTGGAAAGTAAAGAAAATAGAAGGCCCAGGCGTAAGTGGTTTTATAGCAACGTATAGTTCTGAAGCCAGACCAAGAATAGTAGAGGAAAAGCCCGCAACAGCTGAGGAACCGCTTGATGTCATGTATGACGTTTTCTATGAAGATAGTGAAGTAAAGGTCTATGTTGATTTGCCAGGCTATAAAACTGAAAATATTAGCGTGTCTGCTAGTGAAAATTGGATTCTAATAGAAACTCCAGATTTTAAGAAGGAAATATCATTAAAGGTTAAAATAGATCCAAGCAGTGTAAAAACGAAATATAAAAATGGGGTTTTACAAATAAAACTAAAAAAGCTCTAA
- a CDS encoding S49 family peptidase produces the protein MLDLKKIVFILAITIVMLIAAIGVYYRVKPSLKKPVIGVIEVEGYLLFSGDRKMYLRAIDTALKNDTIKAVVVRINSGGGLATVCEEIYGDLRKLSRAKPVVASIEGLAASGGYYIALGANYIYATPSSMIGNVGVIAYAPSIVLPTEEILETGAYKLAGFSVREFPLVLETIFQTFVDSVRESRGNRLRISIDEVSTGKLFIAAQAVEAGLIDDLGSYLDAIDKAASLANITEYEVVDLTKKAKIELQITAESTGYWIWISHGKIPESIIANLSEMGYLIYYVPPYMVENPLGFYDVISRRERFYDEMFRQTVENTNATRKIVIDLSHRNVFPTPIMMEFIGKLVEKGGKILFLKSNNFEEALKAKPSALIIFTPLESYRGEEIKAIKQYIKNGGKLVIAHDPAIDFPIYVNELAQEFGFVFGTGYLYSSESKYGIYRNVIVETFENSSLTKDIDTLIIFTGTSIYTNATKIALTSSDTKMAITDRASEHTIIALNGTVLALSDITFMLDPFIQLADNEKFVDNLVDWLLCDLEEREG, from the coding sequence ATGCTCGATCTTAAAAAGATAGTTTTTATTTTAGCAATCACAATTGTAATGTTAATCGCTGCTATCGGCGTGTACTACCGTGTCAAGCCCTCCTTAAAAAAACCTGTTATCGGAGTTATTGAAGTTGAAGGTTATCTCTTATTTAGCGGAGACAGGAAGATGTATCTAAGGGCTATAGATACCGCTTTAAAAAACGATACTATTAAGGCTGTAGTTGTGAGGATTAACTCTGGAGGAGGCTTAGCAACTGTTTGCGAGGAAATCTATGGCGATCTCAGAAAACTATCCAGAGCGAAGCCCGTCGTAGCTTCTATAGAGGGGTTAGCGGCTTCTGGAGGCTATTATATAGCACTAGGAGCCAACTATATTTACGCTACACCAAGCTCGATGATAGGTAACGTAGGCGTTATCGCCTACGCCCCCTCCATAGTCTTACCTACTGAGGAGATTTTAGAAACTGGCGCATATAAGCTTGCAGGATTTTCTGTAAGAGAGTTCCCCCTAGTTCTGGAGACAATTTTCCAGACTTTCGTTGACAGCGTAAGAGAAAGCAGAGGTAATAGGCTGAGAATATCAATAGATGAAGTATCTACGGGCAAGCTTTTTATTGCAGCTCAAGCTGTCGAAGCAGGGCTCATAGATGATTTAGGCTCCTACCTCGACGCTATCGACAAGGCCGCAAGCTTAGCAAACATAACAGAATATGAAGTAGTTGATTTAACTAAAAAAGCAAAAATTGAATTACAAATTACCGCAGAATCTACGGGCTATTGGATCTGGATAAGCCACGGTAAGATTCCAGAATCAATAATAGCAAACCTTTCCGAGATGGGATATTTAATTTATTACGTGCCGCCTTACATGGTCGAAAATCCATTAGGCTTTTACGATGTTATATCTCGTAGAGAGCGTTTTTACGATGAGATGTTTAGGCAAACCGTAGAAAACACGAACGCGACACGTAAAATTGTTATCGATCTATCTCATAGAAACGTTTTTCCAACACCCATAATGATGGAGTTCATAGGCAAGCTCGTGGAAAAAGGGGGTAAAATTCTCTTTCTCAAATCGAATAATTTCGAGGAAGCTTTAAAAGCAAAACCTTCAGCGCTCATCATATTCACCCCCCTCGAGAGCTACAGGGGCGAAGAGATCAAAGCAATAAAACAATATATCAAAAATGGCGGAAAACTGGTCATAGCACATGATCCAGCGATAGATTTTCCAATTTACGTAAACGAGCTGGCCCAGGAGTTCGGCTTTGTTTTTGGCACAGGATATCTGTATTCTTCTGAGAGCAAATACGGTATCTACAGAAACGTTATAGTTGAAACGTTCGAAAATAGTAGCTTAACTAAAGATATTGATACGCTAATTATTTTCACGGGAACCAGCATTTACACTAATGCTACTAAAATCGCTTTAACAAGCTCCGATACGAAAATGGCAATTACCGATAGGGCTTCAGAGCATACGATTATAGCCCTAAATGGCACAGTATTAGCTTTAAGCGATATAACTTTCATGCTTGATCCATTTATACAACTAGCTGATAATGAGAAGTTTGTTGATAACTTAGTGGATTGGCTATTGTGCGACCTGGAAGAGCGTGAAGGATGA
- a CDS encoding MBL fold metallo-hydrolase gives MMEVIFLGVAGSTSVKNHNTISFLVENLLFDCGEGITRALQEINAINKIDYVFITHTHADHFVGLIPLLWYYMLTKRKNKLVIVGPAGIRELTISLLKMYSSPLERILKWLEFKEIKPGDKVGPVTSGEAKHSIPALAYRVDLDRSLCYTGDTTPTDNIIELAKNCDLLIHDATYPPGLEKEAIADWHTAVKDAAIIADKANAKMLALVHLPFYYYPNEEFTRAYIEAARKYFKGEVFIPEELKIYRI, from the coding sequence ATGATGGAGGTAATATTTTTAGGCGTAGCAGGAAGCACTTCTGTTAAAAACCACAACACTATAAGTTTTCTAGTTGAAAACTTACTGTTTGACTGTGGAGAAGGAATTACCAGAGCTCTGCAGGAAATCAACGCAATCAATAAAATCGACTACGTTTTCATAACGCATACTCATGCCGATCACTTCGTAGGTTTAATTCCACTTTTATGGTATTACATGCTGACGAAAAGAAAGAATAAGCTAGTTATCGTCGGACCAGCAGGAATACGTGAACTAACGATTTCTCTACTAAAGATGTACAGCTCACCGCTTGAACGCATACTTAAATGGCTCGAGTTTAAAGAGATAAAGCCAGGAGATAAAGTAGGTCCTGTAACTTCCGGCGAGGCTAAACACTCTATACCAGCCTTGGCTTATCGAGTAGATTTGGACAGATCTCTCTGCTATACTGGTGATACCACGCCAACAGATAATATTATAGAATTAGCTAAAAACTGCGATTTGCTAATACACGATGCTACGTATCCTCCAGGCCTCGAGAAAGAAGCTATCGCCGATTGGCACACCGCTGTTAAAGACGCAGCTATTATAGCAGATAAAGCCAACGCGAAGATGCTCGCGCTCGTTCACCTGCCGTTCTATTATTATCCAAACGAAGAATTTACTCGTGCATATATTGAGGCAGCCAGAAAATATTTCAAAGGTGAGGTTTTCATACCCGAAGAGCTAAAGATTTACAGGATATAA
- the thrS gene encoding threonine--tRNA ligase — protein sequence MVTIKLPNGEIIKARVGERILDKIPKNSGLVARVNGKLIDLSMVIKEDLKLIEVLDFNSEEGKMVYWHTSSHILAHAVKRLFPNAKLGVGPPIENGFYYDFDVGGYAFTPEDLKKIEKEMKKIIKENIPLERKELDRLEAIKLFEKLGEKYKVELLNEMVDEKVTVYKQGDFIDLCRGPHLPSTGYIKCFKLLSVSSSYWKGDEKNPVMQRIYGISFPEREMLENYLYQLEEARKRDHRVIGVQLDLFSMPSEIIGPGLVLWHPKGALIRKMIEEFLRDVHLKNGYQLVYTPHIAYGKLWETSGHLRYYRDLMYVFEKEEMPYVVKPMNCPFHVLIYKSKIRSYRDLPIRYFELGTVYRFERSGTLHGLMRARGFTQDDAHIFCTREQLEDEVVSALDLMEYILSAFGFKQYEIELSTWEADKPEEYMGTPEIWEHAEAALKNALKRKGYDFKVMPGEAAFYGPKIDVKLIDAIGRKWQCTTIQVDFNLPERFNVTYVDKDGKEKTVVMIHRALLGSIERFFGILIENYAGDFPLWLAPVQARVIPISDKYLDYAYKVYEKLSASGVRAEIDDSKAALGYKIRQGELEKIPYLLVVGRKEAKNNVVSVRRRKKGNLGSMKVEDVIKLILEEATIK from the coding sequence ATGGTAACAATTAAACTTCCAAACGGGGAAATTATAAAGGCTAGGGTTGGAGAAAGAATACTTGACAAAATACCGAAAAATTCTGGCCTAGTAGCTCGCGTAAATGGAAAACTAATAGATTTGTCTATGGTAATAAAGGAAGATTTAAAGCTTATAGAGGTCTTAGATTTTAACAGCGAAGAAGGAAAAATGGTTTACTGGCATACGAGTTCGCACATCTTAGCCCATGCTGTTAAACGACTCTTTCCAAATGCAAAGCTGGGCGTGGGACCTCCAATAGAAAACGGTTTTTACTATGACTTTGATGTCGGGGGCTACGCATTTACTCCTGAAGACCTAAAAAAAATCGAGAAAGAAATGAAAAAGATAATTAAGGAAAATATACCTTTGGAAAGGAAGGAACTTGATAGGTTAGAGGCAATAAAGCTATTCGAGAAATTAGGTGAAAAATATAAAGTAGAGCTTCTTAACGAAATGGTTGATGAGAAGGTAACGGTATATAAACAAGGAGATTTCATAGATCTATGCCGTGGTCCTCACTTGCCTTCTACCGGATATATAAAATGCTTTAAACTCTTATCGGTTTCGTCTTCTTATTGGAAAGGAGACGAGAAGAATCCGGTGATGCAACGCATTTATGGAATATCATTTCCTGAAAGGGAAATGCTCGAAAATTACCTATATCAGCTGGAAGAAGCCAGGAAAAGAGACCATAGAGTAATAGGAGTACAACTTGATTTGTTTTCAATGCCTTCTGAGATTATAGGTCCTGGACTCGTCTTGTGGCATCCCAAAGGAGCCCTTATCAGAAAAATGATCGAAGAATTTCTTAGAGACGTACATTTAAAAAATGGATATCAATTAGTCTATACTCCACATATAGCCTATGGAAAACTTTGGGAAACCTCGGGACATCTGAGATATTACAGGGATCTAATGTATGTTTTCGAAAAAGAGGAAATGCCTTACGTGGTAAAGCCGATGAACTGTCCATTCCATGTTCTTATTTACAAATCCAAGATACGAAGCTATCGAGACCTACCTATTAGATATTTCGAGCTGGGAACGGTGTACAGGTTTGAGCGTTCTGGAACATTGCATGGTTTGATGCGTGCTAGGGGCTTTACGCAGGACGATGCTCACATATTCTGCACTAGAGAACAACTGGAAGACGAGGTTGTAAGCGCACTAGATTTGATGGAATATATACTCTCGGCATTCGGCTTTAAACAATACGAGATAGAGCTTTCGACTTGGGAAGCTGATAAGCCTGAAGAGTACATGGGAACTCCCGAGATCTGGGAGCACGCTGAAGCAGCTCTAAAAAATGCGCTTAAAAGAAAAGGCTATGATTTCAAGGTTATGCCAGGCGAAGCTGCCTTCTATGGTCCTAAAATAGACGTAAAGCTCATCGACGCTATTGGTAGAAAGTGGCAATGCACGACCATACAGGTAGATTTCAATCTTCCCGAGAGATTTAATGTGACATACGTTGATAAAGATGGGAAAGAAAAAACTGTGGTTATGATACATAGAGCTCTTCTAGGCTCTATTGAAAGATTTTTCGGAATCCTAATTGAAAACTATGCTGGGGATTTCCCACTTTGGCTTGCGCCCGTGCAGGCTAGGGTAATACCGATAAGCGATAAATACCTAGATTACGCGTATAAGGTCTACGAGAAATTGTCGGCCAGCGGTGTTAGGGCTGAAATCGACGACAGTAAGGCAGCATTGGGCTACAAGATAAGACAGGGAGAACTGGAGAAGATTCCATACCTGCTGGTTGTCGGAAGAAAAGAAGCGAAAAACAATGTTGTTTCAGTTCGTAGGCGGAAAAAGGGCAATTTAGGATCAATGAAAGTAGAGGATGTTATCAAGCTTATACTAGAAGAAGCAACTATTAAATAG